A region of Methylocystis sp. ATCC 49242 DNA encodes the following proteins:
- the ftsH gene encoding ATP-dependent zinc metalloprotease FtsH, with translation MEKSDKAGEWGLGVGYLLLAVLAILAFQQFLQTQSQTQVIPYSEFVDMLRDDRIAEVKVGERVVEATLKKPLPDGRKQVLAVRVDPRFAQELDAAQVKYSGAVENTWGTTLLYWLAPAVIFFFIWNFFARRVGQGLGSIMSVGQSRAKIFMEKDVKVGFADVAGVDEAKEELQEIVAFLRDPATWGRLGAHIPKGILLVGPPGTGKTLLARAVAGEAGVPFLSITGSEFVEMFVGVGAARVRDLFTQARSMAPCIIFIDELDALGRARGISGLSGGHDEKEQTLNQLLAELDGFDPTVGVVLLAATNRPEVLDPALLRAGRFDRQISVDRPDKNGRVSILGVHLGKIRLAADVDPVRIAALTPGFTGADLANLVNEAATLATRRKAQAVSIEDFTAAIERVLAGPEKRKRLLNPRERSIVAHHEMGHAIVAMALPDIDVVRKVSIIPRGLGALGYTMQMPAEDRYLMTRTELLDRMTVLLGGRAAEMLVFQEATTGAADDLQRATEIARAMVTRYGMEPGLGQAALATERPRYLDLQGLGPLPSEVSDETGARIDAAIRDLVERAFDRATKILRRCASLHREAAQRLLDQETFSESDLLPLQAAVKECVERPPEDAARG, from the coding sequence ATGGAAAAGTCCGACAAGGCGGGAGAATGGGGCTTGGGGGTCGGCTATCTCCTTCTCGCCGTCCTCGCCATTCTCGCCTTCCAGCAGTTCCTGCAGACGCAAAGCCAGACGCAGGTCATCCCCTACAGCGAATTCGTCGACATGCTGCGCGACGACAGGATCGCCGAGGTCAAGGTCGGCGAACGGGTGGTGGAGGCGACGCTCAAAAAGCCCCTGCCGGACGGCCGCAAGCAGGTGCTCGCCGTTCGCGTCGATCCCAGGTTCGCGCAGGAGCTCGACGCCGCGCAGGTGAAATATTCCGGCGCCGTCGAAAACACATGGGGCACGACGCTGCTCTACTGGCTGGCGCCGGCCGTGATCTTCTTTTTCATCTGGAATTTTTTCGCGCGCCGCGTCGGGCAGGGGCTCGGCTCGATCATGTCGGTCGGGCAGAGCAGGGCGAAGATCTTCATGGAGAAGGACGTGAAGGTCGGTTTCGCCGACGTCGCCGGCGTCGACGAGGCCAAGGAGGAATTGCAGGAGATCGTCGCCTTTCTGAGAGACCCGGCGACCTGGGGCCGCCTCGGCGCGCACATACCGAAGGGCATTTTGCTGGTCGGGCCGCCGGGCACGGGAAAGACGCTGCTCGCCCGCGCCGTCGCGGGGGAGGCGGGCGTTCCCTTCCTCTCCATCACCGGTTCGGAATTCGTGGAGATGTTCGTCGGCGTCGGCGCGGCGCGCGTCAGGGATCTCTTCACGCAGGCGCGCTCCATGGCGCCCTGCATCATCTTCATCGACGAGCTGGACGCGCTCGGCCGCGCGCGCGGCATATCCGGGCTGAGCGGCGGGCATGACGAGAAGGAGCAGACGCTCAACCAGCTCCTCGCCGAACTCGACGGCTTTGATCCCACCGTCGGCGTCGTGCTGCTCGCCGCCACCAACCGTCCGGAGGTGCTCGATCCGGCGCTGCTGCGCGCGGGCCGTTTCGACCGCCAGATTTCGGTCGACCGGCCGGACAAGAACGGCCGCGTCTCGATCCTCGGTGTTCACCTCGGCAAGATCAGGCTCGCCGCCGACGTCGATCCCGTCCGGATCGCGGCGCTCACGCCCGGCTTCACGGGCGCCGATCTCGCCAATCTGGTCAATGAGGCGGCGACGCTGGCGACGCGCCGCAAGGCGCAGGCCGTGTCCATCGAGGATTTCACCGCGGCGATCGAGCGCGTGCTGGCGGGGCCGGAGAAACGCAAGCGCCTGCTCAATCCGCGCGAGAGATCCATCGTCGCCCATCACGAGATGGGCCACGCCATCGTGGCCATGGCGCTGCCCGACATCGATGTCGTCAGGAAAGTGTCGATCATTCCGCGTGGGCTCGGCGCGCTCGGCTATACGATGCAGATGCCCGCCGAGGACCGCTATCTGATGACGCGCACCGAACTGCTCGACCGCATGACGGTGCTTCTGGGGGGCAGGGCGGCGGAGATGCTCGTTTTCCAGGAGGCGACGACGGGCGCCGCCGACGACCTGCAGCGAGCGACGGAAATCGCCCGCGCCATGGTCACGCGCTATGGCATGGAGCCCGGACTCGGGCAGGCGGCGCTTGCGACCGAGCGCCCGCGCTACCTCGATCTACAGGGGCTTGGGCCGCTCCCCTCCGAGGTGAGCGACGAAACCGGCGCAAGGATCGACGCCGCCATCCGCGATCTCGTCGAACGCGCCTTCGATCGGGCGACCAAGATATTGCGGCGCTGCGCATCCCTGCATCGGGAGGCCGCGCAACGCCTGCTAGATCAGGAGACCTTCAGCGAAAGCGATCTCCTGCCCCTGCAGGCCGCCGTGAAGGAATGCGTCGAACGCCCGCCCGAAGACGCGGCGCGGGGCTGA
- a CDS encoding septal ring lytic transglycosylase RlpA family protein, with product MHNAFWRAGVVFAALFMLVTTSPLALARHSVRDALFDKTSDDARHVTQARRRGGASDPGAGVVRASWYGGGERLNAHTASGERFNPAARTAAHRTLPLGTRARVVNLVNGRETLVTINDRGPALWTGRALDLSRQAAVDLGMIQGGETRVKMEIIR from the coding sequence ATGCACAATGCGTTCTGGCGCGCGGGCGTCGTTTTCGCCGCGCTTTTCATGCTTGTCACAACTTCCCCTCTGGCGCTCGCGCGGCACTCCGTCCGCGACGCCCTGTTCGATAAAACTTCCGATGACGCCCGGCATGTCACGCAGGCGCGGCGGCGCGGCGGCGCTTCCGACCCCGGCGCCGGCGTGGTGCGCGCCTCCTGGTACGGCGGCGGCGAGCGCCTCAACGCCCATACGGCGAGCGGCGAGCGCTTCAACCCGGCTGCGCGCACGGCGGCGCATCGCACCCTGCCGCTCGGCACGCGGGCGCGGGTGGTCAATCTTGTCAATGGCCGCGAGACGCTCGTCACGATCAACGATCGCGGGCCGGCGCTGTGGACCGGCCGCGCGCTCGACCTGTCGCGTCAGGCGGCGGTCGATCTCGGCATGATCCAGGGCGGCGAAACGCGGGTGAAGATGGAGATCATTCGCTGA